The nucleotide window GGCCCCGGGTCTCGGCCCGCGCCGCCGCCGAGGCGATCACCCGGGCCCTGCGCACCGCCACCGACATCGAGAGCCTCGGCGTGCGGGCACATCTGCTCGACGGCGCGCAGGTCCGCGCCCTGCTGCACCGCACCTGGAACCCGATCGCCCTGGACGACGACGAGAACCGGCCGGAACACGAGTCCTGGCAGGAGAGTCAGGTCGACCTACCGGTGGGCCTGCTGGAGGCCGGCCCGGACCACGTGCACCGCACCTCGCCCTGGAGTGGGCCGCTCTGGTCGGCGAGCGTCGCGGTCACCGGCTACCCGGACGAGGTCGGCATGGCGTGGATCGAGCCGCTGACGTCCTGGCCCGGGGTGATCGACGTGGCTCTGCACGTGAGCCCGATGTCCGCGCCGGCGGCCGCGAGCCGGATCCGCCGGCGCCGCATCCGCGCCGAGTCGGCCCGGCGCCTGGCCGCCGACCGGGGAAGCCTGGACGACCCGCTGCTGGAGGCCGTCACCCAGGACGCCGGCGACCTGGCCGACAAGATCGCCCGCGGCGCTTCCCGGCTGTTCACCACCACCCTCACCGTCACCGTCCACGCGCCGACCCGGACGGCTCTGGGCGCGGCGGTGGCGGACCTGCGGGCCCACGCCGCGTCCCTGCTGCTGGAGACCCACGTGATGACCTGGCGCCAGCGCGAGGGATGGATCTCCAGCCTGCCCATCGGCGCCGGATCCACCGCAGCGCAACGGATCATGGACACCGATGCGCTCGCCGCGGCCTGCCCGCTGGCCGCCCCCGACGTGCCCGCGTCCCTGCCGTGCGACACCGGGGGCCGCGACATTGGCGTGCTGACGGGGCTGAACCTGGTCACCGGTGGGGTGGTCACCTCGGACCGGTGGGCGCTGGACAACCACAATCAGATCGTCCTGGCCCGTTCCGGTGCCGGGAAGTCCTATGCGGCCAAGACCACGATCCTGCGTGAGCTGTACACCGGGACCCGGGTGTGCGTCATCGATCCTGAACGCGAATACCTCGAACTGGCGCGGCAGATCGGCGGGACGGTGATCGAGCTGGGTGCGCCCGGAGTGCGGGTCAACCCGATGAGCCTGCCCGCCGGGGATCCCGACGCCTTCACCCGCCGCTGCCTGGCCCTGCACAGCCTCATTGACGTCATGCTCACCGAGACCCTCGATCCGACGGCGAGAACCGTGCTGGACCGGGCGATCATCGCCACCTACGCCCGGGCCGGGATCACCGCCGACCCGGCCACCTGGCAGCGCCCGGCTCCCCGCCTGCATGACCTCGTGACGGCGGTCGGCGCAGGCTGTGAGGCCGGGAAGGATGATGAATCATCACGCGCCGCAGCCACTCTCCGGGACCGGCTGATGCCCTGGGTCGGCGGATCCTTCCGTGGCCTGTTCGACGCCCCCGGTGCCGTCGACACGCTTGACCCGCAGGGGGAGGGCGGGCACCTGGTGGTCTGGTCGACCCGGCTGCTGCCCGAGGAGCTGCGCCCCGTCGGCATGATGCTGGCCGTCGACGCGATCTGGCGCTCGATCGACCGGCAGAGTTCCACCGGCGAAGACCGTCCGGCGTCAGAACTGATGGTGGACGACGAGGAGGTGCGCCCCACCCCACGCCCGGTGGCGCGCCAGGACCGGCATCCGGGCGTGCGGCCCGGCACGGTGCGGCAACTGGTGGTCGTGGACGAGGCGTCGCTGCTGCTGGCGGAACCAGCCGGCGCGGCGTTTCTGGCCCGGCTGGCCAAGCGCTCCCGCAAGCGCACGGCCGGGCTGGTCCTGATCACCACCGACGTCGCCGACCTGCTGAACACCGAGCTGGGGGAGGTGGTCCTGGCGAACTGCGCCAGCGTGCTCCTGCTGCGCCAGGCGCCGCAGGCCATCGACCGGCTGGTGCGGGCCTGTGCGCTCAGCCCCGGCGAGGCCGGTTTCCTGCTGACCGCGCGCCGCGGGCAGGGACTGCTGCTGGCGCAGGCGCGGGTGCCCGTCGACATCGTCGCCTCGCCCCGCGAGCACCCCATCGCCGCCGCCCCACCCGACCCGATCACCCGGCCTCCGGCCCCGTCATCGGCCCCGTCATCGGCCCGGTCATCGGCCCGGCAGCGCGCCGGCCGGGTGGGGGAGCGAGGGTGATCAGCGACGGTTTCGGCCCGACGGAGTCCTTCTACCGCCTCGACGATCCGGCCGGCGAATTTCTGATTGACCCGGTGGCCGGCCTGGCCGGCCTGGCCGGCCGTGTCGGCCGGTGGGGTGCGGGCGTGCTGGCGGATCCGTTGCTCATGGTCCTGGTGGTGGCGCTGCTCGTGCTGCTGGCGGCCGAGGCCCGGCACGCGCGGCGCGCCTGGAAGGACTGGCGGCACCGGCGCATGCTCGATGGCGCTCAGGAGATCCTCGTGCGACCACCGGTCGAGGTCGATCCGGCCGGTGTGCAGCTGTGGTGGGCGCAGGCCGCCGCCCTGCTGCGGCGCGGTGGCTGGCGGCGCCTGCTGTACGGTCCGCCGCACATCGCTGTCGAATACCGCTGGGCCGGGCGCGAACTGAGCATCGTGCTGTGGATCCCCGCCACCGTTCCGGTCAGCCCGTTCGCTGCCGCGGTCCGCGCGGCCTGGCCCGGTGCCACCACCACGATCCGGGACGCTCGCCCACCCCTGGGACTCGGCACCGCACCGGCCGGCGGCGGACCGGTGGACCATGGACCAGCCGGCCACGGACCAATCGACCCCGGATCAGGCGACCGCCGTCCGGCCGATGAGACAACGACCGGCGGACCGGATGATCACGGACCGGCCGCTGCCACGCCGCCCGACGGCGTCCCAGGTGCCGGCGGTCATGACGGGCTGCACCGGCGAGGCCGGCGACGCGCGGTGTCCCACCGCCGGGCGACATCCCGGCAGTCGGTGAGCCCACCGGTGCCCCCACCGGCAAACCGGCCCACGGCCGGGCCTTCCACCTCGACAGGCCCGCACCGCACCCGGGCATGGAGCCTGCTCCAGCGAGGATTCGACCGGTGGATGGACGCCGGTGGACCCACTCGCGACGACGACACCGACGTCACCAGAAACCCGGCCCTGCCCCCACCCGGTGACGGCGCCTACCCGCACCTGCCGGGCGGGTACGTGCAGGCGGCCTCGGGCCGCCACCTGGGAGCCAGGCTGCCGGGGTGGTACGTGTTCCGGGTCCGCACCGAGCACGGCGTCGACCCGTTGCGGGCGATGATCGAGCAGGGCGCCGGCCTGAACGGGGCCGAGAGCGCCTGCGTCCAGATCCTCGTGCGCCGCCCGGGCCCCCGGACCGTGCGGCGGGTCCGGGCCGGCGCCGTCGGCCTCAAGACCGGCCGGCGCGAACACCAGCTCCCGGGCCCGGCCGCCGTCGCGGCCTGGGTCCCCCAGCTCCTGCTGCTCGCCCTGCGGGGCCTGCTGGGTGCGGTCGAGGTGCTGATCGACGTCGCCTCCGGCTCCCGCACCGGCAGAGGCCGTGCGCCCGCCCCCGGCGCAGCCCGGGCCGCCGCCGGCAACCCCCTACGCGACCAGGACACCCGCCCCGCCCTGGAGAAGGTCCGCACCGGCCCGCTGTGGGAAGTCGGTATCCGCGTCGCCGTCGTGCGGCTCGGCCCTCAACCGCCCCCGCCCGTTCGCAGGCCAGGACAGCGCCGCCGCGACGACCCGCTCCAGGCCCGCATGCACCTGCTCGCCCACGCCCTGACCTCGGCCCTGGCCGTGCACGACGGACGTAATGGTCTGCACCGCAGCACAATTTGTTCGCCGGTGGGCGTCCTGGCCGCACGCCGTATGGACGGCTCCCGCCCGGGTGCCTTCATCGTCGCCGGCCCGGAACTGGCCTCGATGGCCGCTCTGCCCACCGACGAGGCCGTCCCCGGCCTGGACCGGGCCCGCGCCCGCGCCGTGCCCGCCCCGGTCCTGATCCCCTCCGGCGGGCGGCAGGTCAAGGTCCTGGGCCGCGCCGTGATCGGCGGGCGCAAGGTCGGCATCCGGATCCAGGACGCCCGCCAGCACCTGCACGTGCTGGGCGCGACCGGATCAGGCAAAAGCTCCCTGCTGTGCCGGCAGGTCCTCGCCGACGTGCACGCCGGACGCGGGGTCGTGCTGATCGACCCCAAAGGCGACCTGGCCCTGGACGTCCTGGACCGGCTCCCGGCCGGCGCCCTGCCACGCCTGACCCTCATCGACCCCGACCAGCCGCACGGATCCGCCGGGTTCAACCCGCTCCAGGTCCTGCCCTGGGCCGACGCCGACCTGCTCGTCGACAACCTGTGCGCGATCTTCACCAGCACCTTCACCCGCCACTGGGGCCCGCGCATGGACGACGTCCTGCGCAACTGCTGCCTGACCCTGATGCGCAGCCCGGGTGCCCGCCTCACCTCTGTCCCGCAACTGCTCAACAACAAGGACTTCCGCACCCCCTACGTCGCCGGGCTCACCGACCCGGCCGGCCTGGGCGGCTTCTGGCAGTGGTTCGAGTCCACCCCACCGGCGCTGCGCTCGCAGGTCACCGGCCCCGTCCTGGCCCGCCTGCGGGCCTTCCTCGGGCGCGACTTCGTGCGCCGCACCATCGGGGTGCGCACCTCCACCTTCGACATGGGCCAGATCCTCGACGGCGGCATCCTCATCGCCCGCCTGCCCAAGGGGCAGCTCGGCGAGAACACCTCCCAGCTGATGGGATCCATGCTCCTGGGCTCGGCCTGGCAGGCCGCCGCCGCCCGCGCCCGCCGTCCCGAACATGCCCGTCGCGACAGCGCGATCTACACCGACGAGGCCCACAACGTCCTGCACATGGCCGGCTCGGTCACCGACATGCTCGCCGAGGCCCGCGGCTACCGGGTCTCGTTCGTCCTGGCCCACCAGAACCTCGCCCAGCTCCCGGCCGAGGTCGAGCAGGCCCTGGCCGCCAACGCCCGCAACAAGCTCTTCTTCAACTGCTCCCCGGCCGACGCCAAAACCCTCGCCCAGCACACCGAACCCCAGCTGGCCTGGCGCGACCTGGCCAGCCTCGACGACTACCAGGCCGCCGCCCGCCTGATGGTCACCAACCGCGAGACCAGCGCCTTCACCCTCACCACCATCCCCATGCCCCCGCCCGACCCGCAGGCCCGCCGACGCGCCCGCGCCCACATCACCGCCACCGGCCCCCGCCACGACGCCGACGACCTGCCCACCGACAACCCCACCGCCCGCACGGCCGGCCACCGGCGTCCCACCCCCCGAAAAGGACCACCCCCGTGAGCTTCCCCCGCCACCGCACCCCGTCACCCTGCGTGCCCAACCGGCCCGCAAACCACAAAGCAACGCACCCGCTACCGAGCCGCTACCGCGCCGCTACGGACCCGAACACCCCCGCGGCCCGGCCCCAGGAAACCGGTGGGGGCATCCGTGCAGGTCAGCCACCCCACCAGCAGCCGACGAACGCGCCGGCCAAAACGCGACTATCTCCCCAGGGAGATCCCCCCACAGGGATGGAGCACCCATCCCTCACCCCCTGTACACACCGGCGCCCGTCACCGGCCGTGCCGCTGCTGCCCGCCCCGCCTCCGCTCGCCGTACTCGTGCACCGCCCCAGCACCTCCGTCACCCCGCCCGGTGCCCACCGCCCACGGCGTGCGCGCCGCACCCCGCCACAGCGATGGGCCCGCCACCGGCGCACCCCGTACCACCAGCCCGCCCACCAGCGCGCCCGGCAGCACGGCGACGGTCACCGATGACGGACGACGACACACCCCCACCACGCGGCCCCGAGGAGGAACCGGCCCCCGGCAGCCCGCCGCCGGACCGCTCTCCACCGGCGCCGGCCACCCCCGCCCGCCGGCGCACGTCCCGGCGCTCGCCGGGCAACCGCACCTGGCTGGACGCCGGCCGCTTCCCCCGCACCCGGGACGGGGTCCTGCTGCGGCTGCTGCACGAGCACGCCACCCTGACCGGCCCGCAGATCCAGGCCCTGTTGTTCACCACGCCGGCGGCCGCGCGCACCCGGCTCTACCGGTTGCGGGAGCAGGGGTGGATCCTCAGCTTCCGCGCCCAGCCGGGTGCGCCTGCGCTCGCCTCGGGGGCGTGGGTCCGGCCCGGGCACCCGTTGCCGCCGCTGCACTGGGTCCTGGCCGAACGCGGCCACCGGTGGGCCGCCGGGCGCGCCGGTGAGGGCGTCCTGCCCGGCCGTCGCTGGCGCCAGCGCATGGAGGCCGTGGCCGCCAGCGCCCAGCTGGACCACCTCGACGGCGTCCACCAGTTCTTCGTCTCCCTGATCACCGGTGCACGTACCCTCAACGGGCCCGGCACGTCCTTCACCTGGACACCGGGCCCCTGGAACCTGTCCGCCCGCGACGCCCCACCGGTGGGCGAACCATCCCCGCCGCTCGTTGGCGAGCAGGTCCGGCTGGCCCGCTGGTGGCCCAGCGACCGCGCCAGTTCCGCGATCGCGGGCCGGGTGCGCCCGGACGGGCACGGCGTCCTGGAACACCGCGCCCCGCAAGGACAGCTACGGCAGACCGGCTTCTTCGTTGAATACGACCGCGGTACCGAGCCACTTCCCGTCCTGACCGGGAAACTACGCGCCTACCGGCAGCTGCGCGCCGACCAGAACATCGCCCTGCCGGTGCTGTTCGTCCTGCCCGGCCCGATCCGCGAACAGCACCTGCACCAGATCCTCACCGAAAGCACCGGCAGCCCCGAACCCAGCGACGTCGAAGGCGACCCCCTGCCGCCGGCCGCAGGGCCTGACAGCCCGCCTTCGCTGCCCGTGCTCACCACCCACCTCCAGGAGCTGGAGCGCCTCCCCGGCGGCCCGGCCGCCGCGGTCTGGCTCCCGGTGGGAGCCGCTCGGCGCATCCGGCTGGGCGACCTTCCCGCGACCGTCCCGGGCAACGCGTTCCTGGACCCGAGCCAGGTCCGCGACGACGAGGACCCCCTGTACCCGCTGGGACGCGACCTGCCCTGAGCACGCCCGGGCAGCCCCGAGCCGGTGACCCCACCGGCAGCCCAGGCGCCCGCCCGGTGGGCTTCCCGCCCCCGACACCGGCGGCGAGCATGAAGACTTCACCTTCACCACCAGCTCCCCCGTGCGCGCCACGGAACAACTTTCGTGCCGCCCACACCGGCGCATCCCCGTCACCCGTCCCACGGGCGTCCTCACCCACCAGCTCGCTGGTCGGCCGGCATCCCACGGGACCACCACGACGGCACCGCCACCACTCACCACGACGAATCCACCTCCTACGAGGCCCATCCCGTGGTGACGATCCCACCTGCCCACCTCCGGGCATCGCCCCACCCGGTAACCCCACCCGGTATCCACACCGCGGCAACCACACCGCGGCAACCACACCGCGGCAACCACACTGCGGCAACCACGCCGTGGCCCGACGCCGTCCCGGCCGTCGCGCCGTGCCCGCCCGCCCGCACCCCACATCCCTCAAGGAGAAGACATGACCGCCCGTTTCCCCGAACCCGTCACCCCTGCCGTACCGCAGGACCCGATCACCGCCCTGATCATCCCGGCCGATGACGCCCAGCCCCTGCGGGCCCAGACCCTGCACGGCGAAACCACCCGCGCCCTGCAACAACTCGTCCATGGCGCCGCCACCCGCCTGCTGCTGGAGGAAGGATCCAGGCTCTACCACCAGGACACCCACGAGCCCACCGCGCTCGCGACGAACGCCCGGGCCACCGCCCTGCTCCTGGCCGTCGGCGGCCCCGCGGCTGCCGGTGCCCACGTCCGTGGCGACGCCGTCGTCCTGGGACCACTGCGCCACGGCCGGGAAACCAGCGCACCACCCCGCCTGCTCGGCCTCACCCGGCCCGCGGATCACCCGGCCGGTGCCCGCCACGTCGATCTCACCCTCCGCGCCCGGCACGATCCCGACGCCGTACTCACGGCGTCGATCAGCTGGCTGGACGCCTGCGCCTGGCTCCTGCGGATGGGCGCGCAGCAGCTGCGCACCGCCGACAACAGCCGCGAGGAGACCCACGAATGCTGAGTCTCCTGGTGTACACGGCGTACTGGACGCCCGAGGACGTCGCGCACGGCGCCAACGATCCCGAGCGCACCACTGGCGAGTCTCACGAATTCGATGATGCCGACGAACTGGTCGATCATCTGATCGCCCACGGCCTGACCGAACCGTCCTGCTGGCCGGTGACGTCCAACGAGACGCGCATCTGGTTCAGCGCCCCCAGCTACGAGCATCCGTACACCGGGCACCGCGAATACCTCACCGCCCACCGCGGCGACGACATCGACGACGGCACCTGGACCCGGATCGTGCACCGCATCACCGCATGCGCCGCGTAACCCGCAGGCCGGCAGAACCTTCCAGCGCCTCACCCCACCGGGGCCGGGGCGCTTCTTCATACCCCCTGCGGCCGATCGGCCGCAGGTGCACCTCCCCACGAAACACGAAGGAGAACAGCATGTTGATGCGCAGCCGGCACCACCACGGGGCACAACCCGACGAGCATCTGATCACCGTGCTCGCCGTCCCGGCCGCCCTCGACCGGCCACCCGCCGCGATCGAGATCGACCGCCGTAACCTCGCCGCCTTCCAGGGCCTGGTCGGCGGATCCGTCGAAGTCGTGACCCTCCAGACCCCGGAGATGGGCCTCTACCTCAACGAGGAGGGCAAGAACGTCGGCCTGCCGCTGAACCGGCGGGCCACCGCCCTGACCTGGGCCCACCACCCCGGCCTCCAGCGCACCCGCGACCACGTCGTCGGCGACACCGTGCTGGTCGGGCCGGTCGGCGACACCGGCTACGACACCTCCGTCCCCGCCGAAATCCGGGAACTGCTGACGGTTCCCGCCCGCGTCCAGGTCCAGATCATGGACGACGAGACCACCCAGGTCTGGGAAGCAGCCGGCAACGAACCCGACTGGTTCGGCGGCTACCTGTGGGGCCTGCCCTACGTGATGGAAGCCGCCCAGCGCGGCGAGCACCGGCGCCTGCGGGTGGTGCCCACGATGAGCACCGGCCGCCGTCAGCTGGTCATGGCACTGGCTCAGCAGACACTCGCCGAACACCGGGCAACGCCCGAGAGCGCCGACCGGGTGCGCATTCTCACCTGCCCGAGCCTGGCCGACCTGGCCACACAGATCCGCCGGGGCGGGATACGGGCCGGGGCCGGCTTCCACCACCGCAGCCTGGTCCTGATCAACCTGGCCCGGCACGGCGAGTCGTGGATCGCGATCCAGGACGGCGTGGTCTTCGACGTCCCGGCCCTCGTGCCTCTGGCCAGGACCGGGGGCCTGGAAGGGCTCATCCGCTCGATCCTCGCCACCGCGGCCGGGGACACCGGCCCCGGGGCTGCACCCCAGCAATGACCGCGACACCCACCCGATCCGAAGGAGGAACCATGAAGAGCGCCCTGCACGCCGTACGCCCGGTGAGCCGGCCGGAACCGGCCCGGCTGCACGTCGTCGTCATCCCGCACCACACCGAAACACCGGTGTGGGTGCAGCAGATCACCGGCGACCCGCAGGCGGCACTGGAGAAACTGGTCGGCGGCCCGCTCCAGGCCACCGGCCTCGACGACCTGCCCGCAGTCCTGCTCAGCAGTGACATCGACGTCTCCCGCCGTGGCCCGGCCGAGGACACCCACAACGTCCGCGCCACGCTGCTGGCCTGGGCCCACCACCAGCAGATCCGCTTCCGGTTCCACCTGCACGGCACCGTGGTCATCGTCGGCACCACCCTGCCGGACATCGACCCGGCACCGGTTCCCGCGCCGGGCGGGGTGGTTCGGGCAACTGACCCGGTGCCCGGGTCGCCGCGTGAAGCCGCTCCGGCTGGCCAGTACACCAGCGCCCCGGCACAGCTGATCGACCTGCTCCTGCACACCCCGTGGGTCCGGGCCGAGTACACCACCCGGCGCAGGCCGGGGCAGTGGGTGCGCGGGCGCCTGGTCCACCCCGGCTGGTACGAGGCCTACACCTCGCTGATCGCCCAGGCCTTCGAATGGGAACGCGACGCCGACCGGATGCGCATCGCGCCGGCGGTCGCACCCGAACACGCCCACCGGTGGGTCAACACGGCCAACCGGGTACTGCACGGGCGCGGCGCACCGGGCATCACCCCGGAGGACATCATCCCCACCACCACGGTGGACGAACTGGCCCAGGCGATCGCCCACGGCCGGCTGCGTGCCGGTACGGCCGTCCAGTACCAGGACCTGTGCGTGGTCAACCTCGCCGACGGCCGCGAGGAATGGATGGCCATGCACCAGCAGGTGGTGCTGCGCATCGCCGAACTGCGCCCGTCCGTCGCCGAGGGCACCTTCGCCCACATCGTCGCCGTCCTCATGGCCACCCCACCGGACAGCGGATCGACCGACCCCACCGGCCCACGGGCACCGGGCCGGTGACAGCAGCCCTCGCCGCACGCCCCACCCGTCCGGGTGGGGCGTTTCTTCTTGCACCGGAAGGAACAGACATCCGTGGGACAACAACCCCTCCCCAGCCGCGCACCAGCGGCACAGGCCGGCATTCAGGCGGTGATCATCCCCTGGGACACCGAGCAACCCGCCCGGGGCACCATCGTTCGCCACATTCCCGGTGACCCGCTGGGGCTGCTCCTCGGCGCAGGCGGCACCGGTATCCGGCTGCCACGCATCGACGCCGTCCTGCGCTGCACCGGCGACGAGGAACAGCCGCTGAACATCCGGGCCACCGACTTGGTCCGGGCCCACCGCTGGCCCGCCACCGGCCTGCCCCTGATCAGGGGCACCGCCCTGCTGGTGGGCCGCCGGTTGCCCGGCAAAGGACACCTCACCAGCGTTCCGGCACCGATGAGAGACCTTCTGGTGCAGGGCAAACAGTGCCGGGCCCAGGTCTCCACCAGCCAGGCCCCCGAGCGCTGGCTCGGCAACGCCATGGAGTTCGACGACTGGGGCCAGGCCTACCGCTACGGCGTACGCCTGGCCGGCCGATGGCGCCGGGTGCAGAAGATCCGCGTCGTCCCGGCCGAAACCGGCCACCCCACCACCTGAGCACTCACCACCCAGCCCGAGAGAGCGCCTTCTCCCCACCGGGAGGAGGCGCTCTCTCGCATGACCGTCAGGAGCCACGATGCACCCCGAAACCGCCGTCCCGGAAACCGGACCCGGCACGTCACTGATCGTCGCGCACATCCCCGCCGCCGACCGGCAGCCCCTGCGCCTGCTGGTCCTGCCCCAGCCCCCGCTCACGGCGTACCAGCAGATCGTCGACGGCCACGTGCGCCGGATCGACCTGACCGAACCGGGCCTGACCCTCGTCCTCAACCCCGACGGGCACCAGCTGGACATGCCGCTCAACCGCAGGGCCACCGCCCTGGCCTGGGTCCAGCACCCCGGCATGCGCCGGATCCGCTACCCCCTGCACGGCGACGTCCTGATCGCCGGCCCACCGACCCCCGGCCAGACCGACAGCCCCCTGCCCGACGACGTGCGCGAGCTGTTCCTGACCCCCAACCCCGTCCAGATCCAGGCACCCGACCGCCACCACCCCGACCGCTGGCGAGTCACCACCCACCGGGCCCACTGGTACGAGGCCTACCGCTGGGTCCTGCCGCGCCTCACCCAGCCCTACACCCCGCAGGACCCGCAGCCGCCCCAGCGCAGGATCGTCCCCGGCCCCTCCAGCCAGCTGACCGATCTCGTCGTCCGGGCCGCCCACGAGCACGGGTTCCACGGTTCCGGTGACCGCGACCCCCGCCCCGGGGCGATCCTCGGCTGCCGCACCGTCGCCGACCTCGCCCACCAGGTCCAGGCCGCGAGACTGCGCGCCGGCGAAGCCTTTCACCTGCACGACCTGGCCCTGCTGAACCTGCGCGACGACGGCCAGGACTGGCTGGCCCTGCACCGCGGCCTGGCCTTCCGCATCCCGCCGGTGCCCGGCCTCATCCACGACGGGCACCTGCCCCACCTGCTCGCCGAGATCGCCGCGATCGCTGCCCACCGCACCCCGCCCCCGGGCGCGTAACCCATCGCGCCCCCAACGGTCAGGCTTCCGGTGGGTCATCCACCCCACCAGAAGCCTGACCACCCACCGGACCCGTGCCTACGGTGACCGCCATCACCGGGCCATCCACTGCGCCCGAACACTTCTCACCCCCTCGGGAGAACCCGTGCTCGTCACCACCCTGACCCTCGACGCCGCCGAACACCTGCCCCGAACCCACCTGCTGCGCGACGAAACCGCCGCCCTGGCCCTGTTACGCCAGCTGCTGCCCGACACCACCCGGAACGTCCCCGACCCCGACCTGGTCCACCACCTCACCCAGGAAGGCATCCGCGTCCGCATCGAGACGCACGAGCTGTCCCCGCTCCTCCAGCCGGGCCTGCTCCCTCCCGGCCCGTACGGCGACCTGTACCGGGTCGGCGCCAATCCTCTCGGCCGAGACGACCGGCGCGGCGAATTCCTGCGCCCCGCAACCCCCCACGAGGCCGCCCTCTCTCACAGCTGCGCCCGCCTCGACGCAGGAGCCGGCATCTTCGGCGTCCGCACCAGCTACCCGCCCGGGCCCAAGAACACCGCATCCGTGGACTACCTGCACCACGGCAGCCACGCCTGGGAGAACGCGCTCGCTGTCGGCACCACCCGCTACTACCGCGTGGAAGCCATCCCCGACGACGCCACCCTCCCCGCCCTGCCCGGCGACATCGAACTCCCTCCCCGCTGAAACACCGTCACCCACCAGCCACATCGGGCCCTGCCCGGACGAGCCGACCACCGTCCGGTCAGGGCCCACTGCATGCCCACCAGAAGGGCAACCAGCGAAACAGGATCCAACGAGTGCCTTTTCCAGGTCTTTCCCCGCTGGCGATTCTGGCCACTCACCATCGCACCACCCGCTTCCGGCCGCACCGCCGAACGCTCCACCCGGGCCC belongs to Kineosporia corallincola and includes:
- a CDS encoding PrgI family mobile element protein, which produces MTMPSDTEPPVRARIPADLDTPDPVFAGLSMRQVTVVAVFAVPVYVAWKTLLGQVSGPVLLTFTVPVLAAGVAVALARRDGISLDRWLVAALAHRLSPRRLSLALDLTPPPASGKSTARQMFSGAPVAAITEDGVIVHPDGRHVAVLAVTTIPNALSTNTDDAVLAAGTARWLNGLSGPVQILLQNRPTDLAAHAVGIGEQALALPHPDLAGIALDHAEFLLDIHESDRPLQRQALIVCSGGAASGAENLFAVLTRKRRTRTRHSTEPTRGRRTAPAAGPRVSARAAAEAITRALRTATDIESLGVRAHLLDGAQVRALLHRTWNPIALDDDENRPEHESWQESQVDLPVGLLEAGPDHVHRTSPWSGPLWSASVAVTGYPDEVGMAWIEPLTSWPGVIDVALHVSPMSAPAAASRIRRRRIRAESARRLAADRGSLDDPLLEAVTQDAGDLADKIARGASRLFTTTLTVTVHAPTRTALGAAVADLRAHAASLLLETHVMTWRQREGWISSLPIGAGSTAAQRIMDTDALAAACPLAAPDVPASLPCDTGGRDIGVLTGLNLVTGGVVTSDRWALDNHNQIVLARSGAGKSYAAKTTILRELYTGTRVCVIDPEREYLELARQIGGTVIELGAPGVRVNPMSLPAGDPDAFTRRCLALHSLIDVMLTETLDPTARTVLDRAIIATYARAGITADPATWQRPAPRLHDLVTAVGAGCEAGKDDESSRAAATLRDRLMPWVGGSFRGLFDAPGAVDTLDPQGEGGHLVVWSTRLLPEELRPVGMMLAVDAIWRSIDRQSSTGEDRPASELMVDDEEVRPTPRPVARQDRHPGVRPGTVRQLVVVDEASLLLAEPAGAAFLARLAKRSRKRTAGLVLITTDVADLLNTELGEVVLANCASVLLLRQAPQAIDRLVRACALSPGEAGFLLTARRGQGLLLAQARVPVDIVASPREHPIAAAPPDPITRPPAPSSAPSSARSSARQRAGRVGERG
- a CDS encoding TraM recognition domain-containing protein, yielding MISDGFGPTESFYRLDDPAGEFLIDPVAGLAGLAGRVGRWGAGVLADPLLMVLVVALLVLLAAEARHARRAWKDWRHRRMLDGAQEILVRPPVEVDPAGVQLWWAQAAALLRRGGWRRLLYGPPHIAVEYRWAGRELSIVLWIPATVPVSPFAAAVRAAWPGATTTIRDARPPLGLGTAPAGGGPVDHGPAGHGPIDPGSGDRRPADETTTGGPDDHGPAAATPPDGVPGAGGHDGLHRRGRRRAVSHRRATSRQSVSPPVPPPANRPTAGPSTSTGPHRTRAWSLLQRGFDRWMDAGGPTRDDDTDVTRNPALPPPGDGAYPHLPGGYVQAASGRHLGARLPGWYVFRVRTEHGVDPLRAMIEQGAGLNGAESACVQILVRRPGPRTVRRVRAGAVGLKTGRREHQLPGPAAVAAWVPQLLLLALRGLLGAVEVLIDVASGSRTGRGRAPAPGAARAAAGNPLRDQDTRPALEKVRTGPLWEVGIRVAVVRLGPQPPPPVRRPGQRRRDDPLQARMHLLAHALTSALAVHDGRNGLHRSTICSPVGVLAARRMDGSRPGAFIVAGPELASMAALPTDEAVPGLDRARARAVPAPVLIPSGGRQVKVLGRAVIGGRKVGIRIQDARQHLHVLGATGSGKSSLLCRQVLADVHAGRGVVLIDPKGDLALDVLDRLPAGALPRLTLIDPDQPHGSAGFNPLQVLPWADADLLVDNLCAIFTSTFTRHWGPRMDDVLRNCCLTLMRSPGARLTSVPQLLNNKDFRTPYVAGLTDPAGLGGFWQWFESTPPALRSQVTGPVLARLRAFLGRDFVRRTIGVRTSTFDMGQILDGGILIARLPKGQLGENTSQLMGSMLLGSAWQAAAARARRPEHARRDSAIYTDEAHNVLHMAGSVTDMLAEARGYRVSFVLAHQNLAQLPAEVEQALAANARNKLFFNCSPADAKTLAQHTEPQLAWRDLASLDDYQAAARLMVTNRETSAFTLTTIPMPPPDPQARRRARAHITATGPRHDADDLPTDNPTARTAGHRRPTPRKGPPP
- a CDS encoding DUF3846 domain-containing protein, encoding MLMRSRHHHGAQPDEHLITVLAVPAALDRPPAAIEIDRRNLAAFQGLVGGSVEVVTLQTPEMGLYLNEEGKNVGLPLNRRATALTWAHHPGLQRTRDHVVGDTVLVGPVGDTGYDTSVPAEIRELLTVPARVQVQIMDDETTQVWEAAGNEPDWFGGYLWGLPYVMEAAQRGEHRRLRVVPTMSTGRRQLVMALAQQTLAEHRATPESADRVRILTCPSLADLATQIRRGGIRAGAGFHHRSLVLINLARHGESWIAIQDGVVFDVPALVPLARTGGLEGLIRSILATAAGDTGPGAAPQQ
- a CDS encoding replication-relaxation family protein produces the protein MTDDDTPPPRGPEEEPAPGSPPPDRSPPAPATPARRRTSRRSPGNRTWLDAGRFPRTRDGVLLRLLHEHATLTGPQIQALLFTTPAAARTRLYRLREQGWILSFRAQPGAPALASGAWVRPGHPLPPLHWVLAERGHRWAAGRAGEGVLPGRRWRQRMEAVAASAQLDHLDGVHQFFVSLITGARTLNGPGTSFTWTPGPWNLSARDAPPVGEPSPPLVGEQVRLARWWPSDRASSAIAGRVRPDGHGVLEHRAPQGQLRQTGFFVEYDRGTEPLPVLTGKLRAYRQLRADQNIALPVLFVLPGPIREQHLHQILTESTGSPEPSDVEGDPLPPAAGPDSPPSLPVLTTHLQELERLPGGPAAAVWLPVGAARRIRLGDLPATVPGNAFLDPSQVRDDEDPLYPLGRDLP